The following are from one region of the Candidatus Obscuribacterales bacterium genome:
- a CDS encoding heme-binding beta-barrel domain-containing protein, with protein MSDFPQDIFTEPSNVNIDTLKNLGPLTGMAGIWHGEDGSDLHPVATGKKGNIYVERYELQPIDPALNGPQLLYGLRYHTHITKPGEVKTFHDQVGYWLWEPATETVIHTVAIPRGQTVLAIGKAAKDAKSFELVAEHGVVTNGISSNPFLEYAYKTVEFRIKVTINDDGTWSYDEDTVMMIKGRDEAFHHTDSHTMKKIAEPTPNPLALQATAA; from the coding sequence ATGAGCGACTTTCCTCAAGATATTTTTACAGAACCGAGCAATGTCAATATAGACACCTTGAAAAATCTCGGTCCATTAACGGGAATGGCTGGAATTTGGCATGGCGAAGATGGCAGTGACCTTCACCCGGTGGCAACCGGCAAGAAGGGAAATATCTACGTGGAGAGATATGAATTGCAGCCGATTGATCCAGCACTTAATGGACCGCAACTTCTTTACGGATTGCGCTATCACACGCATATAACTAAGCCCGGCGAAGTAAAAACATTCCATGATCAAGTTGGTTACTGGCTCTGGGAGCCGGCAACAGAAACGGTCATTCACACAGTAGCTATACCGCGTGGACAAACGGTTTTGGCTATCGGTAAAGCAGCCAAAGACGCCAAATCGTTTGAGCTTGTGGCAGAACATGGAGTTGTGACAAATGGTATTTCGTCTAACCCTTTTCTTGAATACGCCTACAAGACTGTTGAATTCCGCATCAAAGTAACAATCAATGATGACGGTACCTGGTCTTATGATGAAGACACCGTGATGATGATAAAAGGCAGAGATGAAGCCTTTCATCATACAGACAGTCACACGATGAAGAAAATTGCTGAACCGACTCCTAATCCTTTAGCATTGCAAGCAACAGCGGCTTGA
- a CDS encoding phage holin family protein: MMRAILRLVLTALAFVAVLPMIPGIDFHGSFLSALLISLLFGLMLWLIELGVGLIAALWTVASLGLALLWLIPLWVIGFWVLPALALLLTAHFVPQHLTITGFWPAALAGLVMMLIGLVTSKTFKHRAKD, from the coding sequence ATGATGAGAGCCATTTTGAGACTGGTACTCACAGCTTTGGCCTTTGTAGCAGTGCTGCCGATGATTCCCGGTATAGACTTTCACGGCAGCTTCCTATCCGCCCTTTTAATATCGCTACTTTTCGGCTTAATGTTGTGGCTTATTGAACTCGGTGTCGGCTTAATCGCTGCTTTATGGACGGTTGCATCCCTGGGCTTGGCTCTTTTGTGGCTGATTCCTCTATGGGTGATTGGATTCTGGGTTTTGCCGGCTCTCGCACTTTTATTAACTGCTCACTTTGTGCCACAACATTTAACGATAACAGGCTTCTGGCCGGCAGCACTAGCCGGATTGGTAATGATGCTAATAGGTCTTGTCACAAGTAAAACATTCAAACACAGAGCAAAAGACTGA